A single region of the Candidatus Kryptoniota bacterium genome encodes:
- a CDS encoding 2-oxoacid:ferredoxin oxidoreductase subunit beta, which produces MATMNGNDDTAVKKFTAKDFASDQDVRWCPGCGDYSILAQVQRVLPELDVPKEKHVFISGIGCSSRFPYYMNAYGVHGIHGRAPAIATGVKTANPDLTVWVATGDGDALSIGGNHFIHALRRNIGLKIMLFNNRIYGLTKGQYSPTSELGKKTKSTPYGTIDYPFNPVQLALGAEGTFVARSMDRDPKHLQQTILRAAKHNGTAFIEIYQNCNVFNDGAFFLYTEKESRPDNVLYMEHGKPLVFGKENDKGIRLNVFTPEIVSLKDGKYSISDLLVYDETSFDLAMLLASFSERVGFPTPVGLFYQLERPSYEKMMTEQIENVTKKRGAGDLDKLLKSGNTWVVSAN; this is translated from the coding sequence ATGGCTACCATGAACGGAAACGATGATACAGCGGTAAAGAAATTTACGGCGAAGGATTTCGCGTCGGACCAGGATGTCCGATGGTGCCCGGGGTGCGGAGATTATTCGATTCTTGCGCAGGTCCAGAGAGTTCTCCCCGAGCTCGATGTGCCGAAGGAGAAACACGTTTTCATTTCAGGCATCGGATGTTCGAGCAGGTTCCCGTATTACATGAATGCATACGGGGTGCACGGCATACATGGACGCGCACCCGCGATTGCTACGGGCGTCAAGACGGCGAACCCGGATCTCACCGTCTGGGTCGCCACCGGCGACGGCGACGCGCTTTCGATAGGCGGAAACCACTTCATCCACGCACTTAGAAGGAACATCGGTCTGAAGATCATGCTCTTCAACAACCGCATTTACGGCCTTACGAAGGGACAGTACTCGCCTACGTCGGAGCTCGGCAAAAAGACGAAGTCGACCCCATACGGCACCATCGACTACCCGTTCAATCCTGTTCAACTCGCCCTCGGGGCCGAAGGAACATTTGTTGCGCGTTCGATGGACAGGGATCCGAAACACCTCCAGCAAACAATTCTGAGAGCGGCAAAACACAACGGCACCGCGTTTATCGAGATCTACCAAAACTGCAACGTGTTCAACGACGGCGCCTTCTTTCTTTATACCGAAAAGGAATCTAGACCGGACAACGTGCTGTACATGGAGCACGGCAAGCCGCTTGTCTTCGGAAAGGAAAACGACAAAGGCATTCGACTCAATGTCTTTACACCGGAAATCGTCTCGTTGAAGGACGGGAAGTACAGCATCTCCGATCTGCTGGTCTACGACGAGACCTCGTTCGATCTGGCAATGCTTCTTGCTTCGTTCAGCGAGAGAGTGGGCTTCCCGACACCTGTCGGACTGTTCTACCAACTCGAACGACCGAGCTACGAGAAAATGATGACAGAGCAAATCGAAAACGTCACCAAGAAGAGAGGTGCCGGCGACCTCGACAAGCTTCTGAAGTCAGGCAACACCTGGGTCGTTTCCGCAAACTAG
- a CDS encoding bifunctional oligoribonuclease/PAP phosphatase NrnA, translating to MDQSEREEIFRKLVDGNKKFVLTTHVNPDADGLGSELALNRFLLKLGKESIILNHSETPSNHVFLDHDNQILKFNPDRDGQRILGADVLIALDMNNSNRLRSLEEFFLESKAKKIIIDHHLDAQDFVDYQLIDLDSPATAEIVYKLMMAYDSTLIDQSIAEGIYAGIMTDTGSFRFPRTDAEIHRITSHLLELGVDPTYVYNNLFEQNSAGRQKLLGDALAGLKLDYDGRVSYFKVTIEDLKRNHVMPDETDQFVNHAGAIAGVVVTIFFMELPDGVKISFRSKGDVPVNELAKFYGGGGHKNAAGARIHNAGLAETISTVLKDVSKILPR from the coding sequence ATGGACCAATCTGAGCGCGAGGAAATATTCCGGAAGCTCGTTGATGGAAACAAAAAGTTCGTCCTTACCACTCACGTAAATCCGGACGCCGATGGTCTCGGGTCGGAGCTCGCGCTGAACAGATTCCTTCTGAAACTCGGCAAGGAATCCATAATACTCAATCACAGCGAAACGCCCTCAAATCATGTCTTTCTCGATCATGATAACCAGATTCTGAAATTTAATCCCGACAGGGATGGACAAAGAATTCTCGGTGCCGATGTCTTGATTGCTCTCGACATGAACAATTCAAACAGGCTGAGGAGTTTGGAAGAGTTTTTCCTTGAGAGTAAGGCGAAGAAAATCATTATTGACCATCATCTTGACGCCCAGGATTTTGTCGATTATCAGTTGATTGATCTAGACTCGCCTGCGACTGCGGAGATAGTTTACAAGCTGATGATGGCTTACGACAGCACTTTAATCGATCAGAGCATAGCTGAAGGAATCTATGCTGGAATCATGACAGACACAGGTTCGTTCAGGTTCCCGCGGACGGACGCGGAGATCCACAGGATAACATCGCATCTCCTAGAGCTGGGTGTCGACCCGACATACGTTTACAACAATTTGTTCGAGCAGAACTCGGCGGGCCGACAGAAGCTGCTGGGTGATGCCCTGGCTGGGCTGAAACTCGATTACGACGGGCGTGTTTCGTACTTCAAGGTCACCATCGAGGACCTGAAACGGAATCACGTGATGCCCGATGAGACGGACCAGTTTGTGAATCATGCCGGCGCGATCGCAGGTGTGGTAGTAACAATATTTTTCATGGAACTTCCGGACGGCGTCAAAATTAGTTTCAGGTCGAAGGGCGACGTTCCCGTAAACGAACTCGCCAAATTCTACGGCGGCGGCGGCCATAAGAACGCGGCGGGAGCACGAATACACAACGCAGGACTTGCAGAGACTATTTCAACCGTCCTCAAAGACGTTTCGAAGATCTTACCGCGTTGA
- a CDS encoding leucyl aminopeptidase, whose translation MKVEFKEKNSNEVNGDVLILVLTKEDVVPEKRKKGKRRISSLLGKHEDILESAISRSEFEGDKGQQLTIHTTGNRRAMILCGSGERSQLSNESLRRAAAAGLKAGQALKAKSIVISALEPTVEQCGDYETVHSLLEGAKLAAYKFDKYLTEDKKSSKVEQILVAMENVKPAIGAKAARDVQLICDAVFLARDLSNAPASEIYPETLARAAAAMGRAFRVRVTVLDEKKIRSLRMGGLLAVNSGSTKPPRFIIMEYYGNRKSRDIYAIIGKGITFDSGGISLKPAAGMGEMKMDMSGAAAVIGTIQAVASLKLPVNVVALAPATENLPGGSAYKPGDVVTTMSGKTIEVDNTDAEGRIILSDALFYAQKYKPKAIIDLATLTGAVVVALGHHATGMFGTADEVMLQLKDAGEKTYERVWQLPIFEEYEKQIKSDIADVKNTGGRWGGAITAALFLKKFVGDYPWVHLDIAGTAMLEDASDYSPRGGSGVGVRLLTQFFKQISA comes from the coding sequence ATGAAGGTAGAATTCAAAGAGAAGAACTCCAACGAAGTAAACGGAGACGTCCTGATCTTAGTATTGACTAAGGAAGACGTCGTTCCTGAAAAGAGGAAAAAGGGCAAGCGAAGAATTTCTTCCCTCCTGGGAAAACACGAAGACATCCTCGAGAGCGCCATCAGCAGAAGCGAATTTGAAGGCGACAAGGGACAGCAACTCACAATTCACACGACCGGGAATCGGCGTGCCATGATACTCTGCGGTTCGGGAGAGAGGTCGCAACTCTCGAACGAAAGCCTGAGACGTGCAGCTGCCGCAGGGCTGAAAGCCGGCCAGGCACTGAAAGCGAAATCGATCGTCATCTCCGCGCTCGAACCGACAGTTGAACAGTGTGGCGACTACGAGACCGTTCATTCTCTTCTTGAGGGGGCGAAACTTGCGGCGTATAAATTCGACAAGTATCTGACGGAGGATAAGAAATCTTCTAAAGTGGAACAGATTTTGGTAGCGATGGAGAATGTTAAGCCGGCAATAGGCGCGAAGGCGGCGAGAGACGTGCAGCTGATTTGTGACGCCGTGTTCCTTGCGCGGGATCTTTCAAACGCGCCGGCGAGCGAGATCTACCCTGAAACACTTGCGCGCGCTGCCGCTGCAATGGGACGCGCATTCCGGGTAAGAGTAACGGTACTCGACGAAAAGAAAATTCGATCCCTAAGGATGGGTGGATTGCTGGCAGTCAACTCGGGAAGCACAAAGCCACCTCGCTTTATCATCATGGAATATTATGGAAACAGAAAGAGCAGGGACATTTACGCGATAATCGGGAAGGGAATAACATTCGACAGCGGCGGTATATCACTTAAGCCCGCGGCCGGGATGGGAGAAATGAAGATGGACATGTCGGGCGCAGCCGCAGTGATCGGGACGATTCAGGCAGTCGCCTCACTTAAGCTTCCTGTTAATGTTGTCGCACTAGCTCCTGCAACAGAGAACCTTCCAGGCGGATCGGCATATAAGCCGGGGGACGTGGTCACAACTATGTCGGGGAAGACAATAGAGGTGGATAACACCGACGCGGAAGGACGGATCATTCTTTCTGACGCGCTGTTCTACGCGCAGAAATACAAGCCGAAGGCTATCATCGACCTGGCGACTTTGACCGGCGCAGTCGTCGTGGCGCTCGGTCATCATGCGACGGGAATGTTCGGCACCGCCGATGAGGTGATGTTGCAGTTAAAAGACGCCGGGGAAAAAACTTACGAACGTGTTTGGCAACTTCCGATTTTTGAGGAGTATGAAAAGCAAATCAAGAGTGACATAGCGGATGTGAAGAACACGGGCGGCCGATGGGGCGGGGCGATCACGGCGGCGCTGTTTCTGAAGAAATTCGTCGGCGATTACCCGTGGGTCCATCTCGATATCGCCGGCACCGCGATGCTTGAAGACGCGTCGGACTATTCGCCGCGCGGCGGCTCGGGAGTAGGCGTCAGACTACTAACTCAGTTTTTCAAACAGATATCTGCCTGA
- a CDS encoding metallophosphoesterase yields MKDRNRILSTLAAFLLFFTSIVPLSAQERVKIALWGDSRENAENACSDIAHILLYKITDWDFQVHCGDFTHDGTDAAWQRSLHYPGVDSIFVKGKFFMCTSNHEFKSKDGETNFDKYTAGILPTNSANGSTHFYSVHVSNVDVIFCDGYATPKNVMQRWLDSLLSTIPGTDWIIGVWHNPTYGDLSYKESYESTCMSWVESLYKHGCKFIFNGHAHIYLRTKPLRPDGGVDKKNGIVHVINGTGGASYKDPTPISEKTAFTPSGKSFPCITFITIKGNKAELETVDARPGHNLKVIDEYATER; encoded by the coding sequence ATGAAAGATAGAAACCGAATTTTGTCCACCCTTGCTGCGTTCCTTTTATTTTTCACGAGCATTGTTCCGCTTTCTGCACAGGAACGCGTCAAGATTGCACTGTGGGGCGACTCAAGAGAAAATGCGGAAAATGCCTGCTCGGACATCGCACATATCCTTCTATATAAGATCACTGATTGGGATTTCCAGGTGCACTGCGGAGATTTTACGCATGACGGAACCGATGCGGCCTGGCAGCGGAGCCTCCATTATCCCGGAGTGGACAGCATTTTCGTCAAAGGGAAATTCTTCATGTGCACAAGCAACCACGAATTCAAGAGCAAAGACGGTGAGACGAACTTCGATAAATACACCGCAGGGATATTGCCGACAAACTCAGCCAATGGATCAACACATTTCTATTCCGTTCATGTTTCTAACGTCGACGTGATCTTCTGTGACGGTTATGCGACACCTAAGAATGTCATGCAGCGCTGGCTCGACAGCCTCCTTTCTACCATCCCAGGTACCGATTGGATCATCGGCGTCTGGCATAACCCGACTTACGGCGATTTATCATACAAAGAAAGTTACGAATCCACGTGCATGTCTTGGGTGGAAAGTTTGTACAAGCATGGATGCAAGTTCATATTCAATGGCCACGCGCACATCTATCTCAGGACAAAGCCTTTAAGACCGGATGGCGGCGTCGATAAGAAGAACGGAATTGTGCACGTCATAAACGGTACAGGTGGCGCGAGCTACAAGGATCCTACACCGATTAGCGAGAAGACTGCGTTTACTCCATCAGGGAAATCCTTCCCCTGCATTACTTTCATTACGATTAAAGGCAACAAAGCCGAACTTGAAACGGTGGATGCGCGACCCGGGCACAACCTGAAGGTGATAGACGAATACGCGACAGAAAGGTAA
- a CDS encoding T9SS type A sorting domain-containing protein produces the protein MSKFLTTMLLLFSVAGVTLSQTLPDTLTGSVEGRTVANHTYVVKDSLTINAGDTLTISAGDTLLMKNDLSTGAACWIHILGTFICEGTASNRILITTADVDSAKRPGMWGGIVGDSCQYVSVKFSDIYWAGGNDVSGHAYRTFDIYSDFANTTTTVFTDNLVVGTVDDCIGLHGGNASVLRNTIKWCGAPDGDNINVKAGTIGEIAYNVIWASGGNGIKVNADPTLARLTNMCIHNNTIVAGGWRRVDELGYAVLVDASARAQIYNNIMGDMYEELEITVAADTLRTVYDNNLYFYSVDSLKGASRYFASDGVARQAPHDIVDIQASVLFESYQPFFTNDWLALDGSNDYRLTGGSPALGAGFTPPAPSGSNHWSNPYFSNGTGQLPGDPNIGALGAYTLSAVESSTASTPSSFALHQNYPNPFNPMTTIVYDLPTASHVRIAVYDILGRQISELFNGFRTAGSYSQTWSADNFPSGVYFVRMEAGRFSVVHKMLLLK, from the coding sequence ATGTCGAAGTTCCTAACAACCATGTTGCTTCTCTTCTCAGTAGCTGGAGTAACACTTTCGCAAACTCTGCCGGATACGCTTACAGGCAGTGTCGAGGGAAGAACTGTTGCCAACCACACTTATGTTGTAAAAGACAGTCTAACCATTAATGCCGGCGACACGCTCACGATAAGCGCCGGTGATACACTTTTGATGAAGAACGATCTTTCAACCGGCGCCGCATGCTGGATACATATTCTCGGCACTTTCATTTGTGAAGGCACAGCATCGAATCGTATCTTGATTACAACAGCAGATGTCGATTCTGCTAAGCGCCCGGGAATGTGGGGCGGCATTGTCGGAGATTCCTGTCAATATGTGAGTGTCAAATTCTCCGACATTTATTGGGCCGGGGGCAATGACGTGTCCGGTCACGCATATCGAACGTTCGACATTTACTCTGATTTCGCAAACACGACAACGACGGTCTTTACAGACAACCTGGTCGTTGGGACCGTCGACGATTGCATCGGTCTGCATGGAGGAAACGCGAGCGTTCTCCGAAACACGATAAAGTGGTGCGGCGCGCCGGACGGAGACAACATCAATGTGAAAGCCGGCACGATAGGCGAGATCGCATATAATGTCATTTGGGCATCGGGTGGAAATGGAATCAAGGTGAACGCCGACCCGACTCTTGCCCGTTTGACCAACATGTGTATCCACAACAACACCATCGTCGCGGGGGGGTGGCGCCGCGTCGACGAACTGGGTTACGCTGTTCTTGTAGATGCAAGTGCCCGCGCTCAGATCTACAACAACATCATGGGCGACATGTACGAAGAACTTGAGATCACTGTGGCGGCCGACACTTTAAGAACTGTGTATGACAACAACCTTTATTTCTATTCGGTCGACAGCTTAAAGGGTGCGTCGAGATACTTTGCGTCCGACGGAGTTGCCAGGCAAGCGCCTCATGACATCGTTGATATCCAGGCAAGCGTTCTGTTTGAAAGCTACCAGCCATTCTTCACCAACGATTGGCTTGCACTTGACGGCTCGAACGATTACAGGCTGACAGGAGGCTCGCCTGCGCTCGGGGCGGGGTTTACTCCTCCAGCTCCATCCGGCTCAAATCACTGGTCTAATCCATACTTCAGCAATGGAACCGGCCAGCTGCCCGGCGATCCAAACATCGGTGCGCTCGGAGCATATACTCTCAGTGCCGTGGAATCGTCGACCGCATCCACGCCTTCCAGCTTTGCGCTTCACCAGAACTATCCAAATCCCTTCAATCCTATGACCACTATCGTGTATGATTTGCCAACTGCAAGTCATGTACGAATTGCGGTCTATGATATACTCGGGAGGCAGATATCGGAACTCTTCAACGGATTTCGAACGGCTGGGAGCTACTCCCAGACATGGAGCGCAGATAATTTCCCGTCCGGAGTGTACTTTGTGCGGATGGAAGCAGGGCGATTCTCTGTTGTTCATAAAATGTTATTGTTAAAGTAA